In Candidatus Polarisedimenticolia bacterium, the genomic stretch GCGGCACTGGACGCCGGTGCACCTCGATATCGTCGTGGAAGATGTCGAAGCGGCACAGGAGCGCGCCCGTGCCGCGGGCGCGACGCTGGAGGTGCCGATCCAGACGCGCCGATGGGGCCGGATCGTCCAGATGGCCGATCCGTTCGGCCATGGTTTTTGCCTGATTCAGTTCCTGGGTCGGGGCTATGATGAGATCCTCTGAATCCGGGGCTCGCGTATACAGGGGGTGCGGCGGCGGATCCTGCCGTCCGGAGGCCTGTGATGCCAATCACCTACAAGATCGACCACGAGCGTAAGACCGTCTTCGCGAAGGGATTTGGGGTCCTTACCGACGAGGATGTCTTCGGTTACCAGCGGGAAGTCTGGTCGCGGGAGGACACCCGGGGCTACAGCGAGCTGATCGACATGCGGGGCGTGGAGCAAATCGCCTTGCCTTCGATGGACCGGGTGCGCGACCTGGCGAATCTCTCCGCGGAGATGGATCCAGGAAAGACTCCGTCGAAGTTCGCCATCGTTGCGGGCAGCGACCTGGCCTTCGGTCTGGGTCGGATGTACGAGGCTTACCGCGGGATGAACCCGAGGAGCAGCAAAGAGGTGAAGGTCTTCCGGATTCTGGAGGATGCCCTCAAATGGCTGGACGAAGGCTCAGCTGGAAAAGGCTCTTGAAGAAAGGCTTAGTGCGTCTGTATCAGGCGAAGCAGCAAGGTGAGGAGCCCGGCGCCCAGACCCAGACTCAGTGCGATGCTCAGGACGATGGCGAGGAGGAGGAGGAGGGTTTCCATGGGTGGGTTGGGGCCCTTTCTTCGCGTGGAGGGCGCTTCCCATTTGCCGACCGTCGGCTCGGGAAGCACGGTCCGGTCGCGGCATAATCTAGGGTAAATCCAAGTGAAATGCAAACTTCCGCGGATCGTGTCGATTATTGGTCACGCCGGCGTGTGCTGATAACCGACACGGAAACGCCCGCCCCTTCACTTCTTTCCCTTCCCCTGCGATTTCTGGAGACTGGCCGAAATCCGCGTCGCGGGCATTTTCGAACGAATTGAATTGAAACAGCTTGTTGCGAGAAATGCGTTCAGAGGGCCTTTGGCCTGCCTGGAAGGTGCACTGTGGAGGGGCGAAACCCGGCCTGGCGCCGCGCGGGATCCAGACTCAGCTCGGGCATTTTCCCGTCAGTCACAATCGCCCGAACGCTGCCTGCTTTTCCACAGCCGTGTCCAATCCAGCATCCCAACCGGATCGCCCCGCAGGCCGCAAATCCCCTTGACTACCAGCAACCTGCGTGGCGCCGTGACCAGTGGAACCAGGTACCCTTCCGCGATGAGGCTGCCCTCGACCTGCGAGATTCCCTCCGCCAGGCGGGCGGCATCCGCTTCCTGTTCCAGCTCCCGCAAGCGGCTCTTCACCGTGTCGGGAATGCTTCGGTTCAGCTGGACCAGCGACTCGAGCTGGACCAGGGGATCTTCGCTTACCCGCACGATCGGAAGGAGAAAGGCGTGGAATTCACGGCGCGCCATGGCGGATAGGAACTCGGAGGCCCGGACCGGGTGGGGAATCACCCTGCCGCCCCCTTTCGGGGCAGCCCCAAGGAGCTTTCCCGCAACCGCGGCCGCGACCGGATCGCCATCCACCAGCAGCAGATCGAGCCGGGTGGCCGGGGCGGGCGGTGGGGAGGTTTTTTTCGGGGCGGATAGCTCCCGACGGTGGCCCTCCTCTCGGTCGATCAGCCCTTCCGGAAAGCGAGCGCTCTCTCCTCCCGCCGCGGAACGGATTGCCTCCCGATCCAGCGAAGCGATAAACTTTGCCGTCGTCTCGGCATTGGAGAAGGGCGCGGCCCCGCGGTCCAGGCCGAGGAGATAGGTCCTTCCAGCGGCGTGGCCGAAGACCTTGGTCGTGGGAGTCACGGCCGGCTTGTCCCCGGGAGGCACGACCGCGGCATCCAGCTGCCCGGTCGACAGCTTCGCCTCGGAGGCCGCCTCGCCCCGGACGAAG encodes the following:
- a CDS encoding VOC family protein, with translation MDLLVNIDVDDLERAVGFYREGLGLRVGRRFGEMGVEMLGGSSAVFLLARAAGTAASPATSQERSYARHWTPVHLDIVVEDVEAAQERARAAGATLEVPIQTRRWGRIVQMADPFGHGFCLIQFLGRGYDEIL
- a CDS encoding ABC transporter substrate-binding protein, whose protein sequence is MLAAIAVLALCAGCPSRTPGPRPPAPAEPPSSSPAPPHEARESAPEEGGDATFALEDPFTTVSGARMFTSSDRILRDLAFHGLTRLDPGGKVEGELAEKWEALRGGSEWVFHLRPNTAFSNGRYVEARHVVASWEKLIQQSESLQAWLLEAVKGFEETRAGDTAHVSGLILEDGLTLRVVLKWPVKGFAARLAHPALGISAFGEDESGVGPFEIWGAPKATLIVVRSNAEYFRGLPHLDEIGFVRGEAASEAKLSTGQLDAAVVPPGDKPAVTPTTKVFGHAAGRTYLLGLDRGAAPFSNAETTAKFIASLDREAIRSAAGGESARFPEGLIDREEGHRRELSAPKKTSPPPAPATRLDLLLVDGDPVAAAVAGKLLGAAPKGGGRVIPHPVRASEFLSAMARREFHAFLLPIVRVSEDPLVQLESLVQLNRSIPDTVKSRLRELEQEADAARLAEGISQVEGSLIAEGYLVPLVTAPRRLLVVKGICGLRGDPVGMLDWTRLWKSRQRSGDCD